The proteins below are encoded in one region of Scomber japonicus isolate fScoJap1 chromosome 24, fScoJap1.pri, whole genome shotgun sequence:
- the LOC128354583 gene encoding adhesion G-protein coupled receptor G7-like: FERLAASAQILTSKPEELTSENVTAAAHIANTLLLSPNATESVRVAAVATVSQLLNASVSSNTEENNTTLGLTRTLDELSLNLSSTSNSSQSGVVQPNLVVQSARLPAENTQGVQFTSLRGLSGSFVANRISLNTNTSSVVMENGVIADALILVRFPPEDVNSRQMPTNVSLGFVLYQNDHFFRSRVYRKRRNSIRVLSASVRGQERSVVPQHIEMQFRPTGLNITLLHDFACVFWNYSLEDWSTAGCFKQNTSGGALRCVCNHTTNFAALWSVREEHEYAEHLSTLSIVGLSLSIFGLVVTIIHHGREINAQNRNSKMALLFICISLLAFIITFLSGVQNPNRKDNTEHEPDIQNNEIPESDKYVAPDCVSCTVVTALLHFFLLATFMWNAIYGTQVMLLVRTMRRNLPPHWTSGSIAAGWGIPAVVMAITLGATYRVDTPLGYRQEEFCWLAALNEDDQFDFGKPMFWGFLLPVGLILIYNVVLLVLVSLTTCRTDPTLNSTNPISLRKKFFTSLSLAVLMGLSWTLGYLVLTTRGNANLFFSIFFCICTTTQGFLIFMLFTARTRTFRGYMSKSSKFVSSVNIQLQNTKYVLWRNWGRSTSSETYRDRHTTSKTL; encoded by the exons TTCGAGAGGCTGGCAGCCAGCGCTCAAATCCTGACGTCTAAACCTGAAGAGCTGACGTCTGAAAatgtgacagcagcagctcacatCGCCAACACGCTGCTTCTGTCTCCCAACGCCACAGAG AGCGTCAGGGTGGCAGCAGTAGCCACAGTCAGCCAGCTGCTGAACGCCAGCGTGTCGAGCAACACCGAGGAAAACAACACTACTCTGGG TCTGACGAGGACTCTGGATGAGCTCTCTCTGAACCTCAGCTCCACCAGCAACTCCTCTCAGTCTGGGGTGGTTCAGCCCAACCTGGTGGTCCAGTCGGCTCGGTTACCTGCGGAGAACACTCAGGGAGTCCAGTTCACGTCGCTCAGAG GACTATCTGGAAGTTTCGTTGCCAACCGAATAAGTCTGAACACCAACACGTCATCAGTTGTGATGGAGAACGGCGTCATCGCCGACGCCCTGATACTCGTACGATTTCCACCAG AAGATGTCAATAGTCGCCAGATGCCGACAAACGTCTCGCTCGGCTTCGTCCTCTACCAGAACGACCATTTCTTCCGGTCGAGGGTCTACAGGAAGCGACGGAACTCCATCAGGGTCCTGTCGGCCAGTGTCAGAGGTCAGGAGCGCAGCGTGGTACCACAACACATCGAGATGCAGTTCAGACCAACA gGGTTGAACATCACGTTGCTGCACGACTTCGCCTGCGTGTTTTGGAACTACAGTCTGGAGGACTGGAGCACCGCCGGCTGCTTCAAACAAAACACTTCAGGCGGCGCCCTGCGATGCGTCTGCAACCACACCACCAACTTCGCTGCTCTCTGG tcTGTTAGAGAGGAACACGAGTATGCAGAGCACCTCAGTACGCTTTCCATCGTTGGACTCTCCTTATCTATTTTCGGTTTGGTGGTTACGATCATTCATCACGGTAGAGAGAT AAACGCTCAGAACAGGAACTCAAAGATGGCTCTGCTCTTCATCTGTATCAGCCTGCTGGCCTTCATCATCACCTTCCTCTCTGGAGTCCAAAACCCCAACCGAAAGGACAACACCGAGCACGAACCCGACATCCAAAATAATGAAATCCCCGAGTCTGACAAATACGTGGCACCAGATTGCGTCTCGTGCACGGTGGTGACGGctctcctccatttcttcctgcTCGCCACCTTCATGTGGAACGCCATTTACGGCACGCAGGTGATGCTGCTGGTCCGGACGATGCGCCGCAACCTGCCTCCACACTGGACCTCAGGCAGCATCGCTGCTGGATGGG GAATCCCAGCCGTTGTCATGGCGATCACACTAGGAGCGACCTACAGGGTCGACACTCCTCTGGGATACAGACAGGAGGAATT TTGCTGGCTTGCAGCTCTGAACGAGGACGACCAGTTTGACTTTGGGAAGCCGATGTTTTGGGGGTTTCTGCTTCCGGTTGGTCTGATCCTGATCTACAACGTGGTCCTGCTGGTGCTCGTCTCTCTGACCACATGCAGGACAGACCCCACACTAAACAG CACCAACCCTATATCTTTGAGGAAGAAGTTCTTCACCAGTTTGTCCCTGGCGGTGTTAATGGGTCTGTCCTGGACTCTGGGGTACCTGGTCCTCACCACAAGAGGAAACGCAAATCTGTTCTTCAGCATTTTCTTCTGCATCTGCACGACCACACAG gggTTTCTGATTTTCATGCTGTTCACAGCCAGAACGAGGACTTTCAGAGGCTACATGTCAAAATCTTCTAAGTTTGTCTCGTCCGTCAACATACAGCTCCAAAACACAAAGTACGTCCTGTGGAGGAACTGGGGCAGGTCCACCAGCTCCGAGACCTACAGAGACCGTCACACCACCAGCAAAACCCTTTAG